The following coding sequences are from one Methanosarcina sp. WWM596 window:
- a CDS encoding PAS domain S-box protein, producing the protein MSITEKSLQDKFTGKWLPEKELPDFFESKEELKIFLESIPPVIFIRKAEAGFPVEFSSANISCFGYEPSDFKAGKILYADIVHPEDLEAFNFGVISNSERGITDYTLEYRILTKSGDVRRVEDRTLIQYGKNSRISRYFGIVSDITTCRELAEKLGQEEQKFSSLLNSSGDILIILDRNGKFLETNEGACMSLGYDREELLKLAPANIDTRYGNQFPRQVKKISQKGKITFETTYLKKDGNSIPVEVEAHLMDYEGKSTVLTVARDISKQKKIKKDLYYSLKVNKVLELIVSNSPVVVFLSSPREKRPVEFMTENIILFGYPAGAFTSGKLTYEDIIHPLDVEKVRENLFRNYNEGRKDFFQEYRILTASGEVRWVNEQTFIHSDEKGDIEYLYGTVIDVTEKRQSSDFLRLRRDIGTALTSTDELQEILRRLLDLALEVEPLDSGCIYLTDENSWELKLKTCKGLSPAFVKAASGFGKAKGLTNLLRIGKPVYRHYFEIKNMASLEAPPEEKLRAAAFIPVFSGSRLAAVMQLSSHKADEIPEISRRQLETIALELGNEIGRIKEKAELQQTSSDFQGLFKSIKDFIFIVDHEGCIVHSNPAFRKHLSYTEKELLGKNILSFHPQNQVLKAAKNFSEILEGKTSLYSVPFVARGGGEIFAETRFSRGSWRGQEVLIALARPRLAEYETKGTEQAKVTKETINSSGV; encoded by the coding sequence ATCAGTATTACGGAAAAAAGCCTTCAGGACAAATTCACAGGTAAATGGCTTCCTGAAAAGGAGCTGCCTGACTTTTTTGAATCCAAAGAAGAATTGAAAATATTCCTCGAAAGTATTCCACCGGTCATTTTTATAAGAAAAGCCGAAGCTGGCTTTCCGGTCGAGTTTTCTTCTGCAAACATTTCATGCTTTGGGTATGAACCTTCTGATTTTAAGGCGGGAAAAATTCTATATGCTGACATAGTTCACCCTGAAGACCTTGAAGCTTTTAATTTCGGAGTTATAAGTAATTCCGAGAGAGGGATTACAGACTATACCCTAGAATACAGGATCCTTACAAAAAGTGGAGATGTTCGCCGGGTTGAGGATCGGACTCTTATCCAGTACGGGAAAAACAGCAGGATAAGCCGTTACTTCGGGATTGTTTCAGACATAACCACTTGCAGGGAGCTTGCAGAAAAGCTGGGGCAGGAGGAGCAAAAATTCAGCTCTTTGCTTAACTCAAGCGGCGATATTTTAATTATCCTGGACAGGAATGGAAAATTCCTGGAAACAAACGAAGGGGCGTGCATGAGCCTGGGGTACGATAGAGAAGAACTCCTTAAACTTGCTCCCGCAAACATCGATACCAGATATGGAAACCAGTTTCCCAGGCAAGTTAAGAAAATATCCCAGAAAGGGAAAATTACTTTTGAGACTACCTATCTGAAAAAAGATGGGAATTCTATCCCGGTAGAAGTAGAAGCCCATTTAATGGATTACGAGGGCAAAAGCACAGTTCTTACAGTTGCAAGAGATATCAGCAAGCAAAAGAAAATAAAAAAAGACCTTTATTACTCATTAAAAGTAAATAAAGTCCTGGAATTAATTGTCAGCAACAGCCCTGTAGTTGTCTTTCTGAGCAGTCCCAGAGAAAAACGACCTGTGGAATTCATGACTGAAAACATAATCCTTTTTGGTTATCCTGCAGGGGCTTTTACCTCAGGGAAACTTACATATGAAGACATTATTCATCCCCTTGATGTTGAAAAGGTAAGGGAGAACCTTTTCAGGAATTATAACGAAGGCAGAAAAGACTTTTTCCAGGAATACAGGATTCTTACAGCTTCCGGAGAGGTCCGCTGGGTTAATGAGCAGACGTTTATTCATTCCGATGAAAAAGGGGATATCGAATACCTCTATGGGACAGTTATAGACGTTACTGAAAAAAGGCAAAGCTCTGACTTCCTGCGTCTCCGCCGCGATATCGGCACTGCCCTTACTTCCACAGATGAGCTTCAGGAAATCTTAAGGCGGCTCCTTGATCTGGCTCTTGAAGTTGAGCCTCTGGATTCAGGTTGCATCTATCTTACGGATGAGAACAGCTGGGAACTGAAACTAAAGACCTGCAAGGGATTATCCCCTGCTTTTGTGAAAGCAGCGTCCGGTTTTGGGAAAGCTAAGGGGCTGACAAACCTGCTCAGGATAGGAAAACCTGTTTACAGGCACTATTTTGAGATTAAAAATATGGCTTCTCTTGAGGCACCACCTGAAGAAAAGCTCAGAGCAGCTGCTTTTATTCCCGTTTTTTCAGGCAGTCGTCTTGCTGCAGTCATGCAGCTAAGTTCCCATAAGGCAGACGAAATTCCCGAAATTTCCAGAAGACAGCTTGAAACCATTGCTCTTGAACTAGGAAACGAAATCGGCAGAATAAAGGAAAAAGCAGAACTCCAGCAAACCAGCAGTGATTTCCAGGGGCTCTTTAAAAGTATAAAGGACTTTATTTTTATAGTGGACCATGAAGGCTGCATTGTCCATTCCAATCCCGCTTTCCGCAAGCACCTTTCATATACGGAAAAAGAACTCCTTGGAAAAAATATCCTTTCCTTCCATCCCCAGAACCAGGTCCTTAAAGCCGCAAAAAACTTCTCTGAAATACTCGAAGGAAAAACATCCCTGTACAGCGTGCCCTTTGTTGCCAGGGGAGGGGGCGAGATTTTTGCTGAAACCAGATTCAGCAGAGGTTCATGGAGAGGACAGGAAGTCCTGATCGCTCTCGCACGCCCCAGGCTTGCAGAGTATGAAACAAAAGGAACAGAACAAGCAAAAGTAACAAAAGAAACAATAAATTCCTCCGGGGTTTAA
- a CDS encoding ferredoxin has product MADKTDKVAENVPGPYYVDYECIACNLCVDTSPENFKMTEEDSNAYVYKQPDTDEEKEACKEALESCPVEAIGNDG; this is encoded by the coding sequence ATGGCTGATAAGACCGATAAAGTTGCGGAAAATGTTCCCGGACCTTATTATGTAGATTATGAATGTATCGCATGCAATTTATGTGTGGATACATCACCAGAGAACTTTAAAATGACTGAAGAGGACTCTAACGCTTATGTATATAAACAGCCGGACACTGATGAGGAAAAGGAAGCCTGTAAGGAGGCATTGGAAAGCTGCCCGGTTGAGGCAATAGGAAATGACGGCTAA
- a CDS encoding winged helix-turn-helix domain-containing protein, with protein MNSETLTESPNLNGKNTQSVTGEPINSLENVPDYFLKYNVESNYFEELHSIKKEINSLRNEFSRFLQRANQQHIDLMLSEMRTNFMKPMINYLCEEAGERMENGMTQDCQMRELCETAFRDLLQETAGLVGKEKVSSETIKIYREKLIELKKHAKTEKCSKCFSEASTLFEKQVRLMRSLQIYEDQTEGTEHADISELKPEKMVPEICEPIANKQRLIMLKALSGESKTFSELSKLTGLRGGNLLFHLQKLLDTSMVLQRSERGDYIITRKGYSTLQGLSRIYSEIGLIE; from the coding sequence ATGAACTCCGAAACCCTGACAGAAAGCCCAAACCTAAACGGAAAGAATACACAGTCAGTAACCGGGGAACCCATAAATTCACTTGAAAATGTCCCTGACTATTTTTTAAAATATAATGTTGAGAGCAACTACTTTGAAGAACTGCACTCCATAAAAAAAGAAATTAATTCCCTTCGAAATGAGTTTTCCCGTTTCCTGCAACGGGCAAACCAGCAACATATAGATCTTATGCTTTCCGAGATGAGGACAAACTTCATGAAACCCATGATAAACTACCTCTGCGAGGAAGCTGGCGAGCGCATGGAGAACGGGATGACCCAGGACTGTCAGATGCGGGAACTCTGTGAGACCGCTTTCCGGGATCTTTTACAGGAAACTGCAGGTCTTGTCGGAAAAGAGAAAGTCAGCTCCGAAACTATCAAAATATACAGGGAAAAGCTAATAGAACTGAAAAAGCATGCAAAAACCGAAAAGTGCAGCAAGTGTTTTTCGGAAGCTTCTACCCTTTTTGAAAAACAGGTCAGGCTAATGCGTTCCCTCCAGATCTACGAAGATCAAACAGAAGGCACAGAGCATGCTGACATCAGTGAACTCAAACCTGAAAAAATGGTTCCAGAAATCTGCGAACCCATTGCCAACAAACAACGCCTCATTATGCTAAAAGCCCTCTCAGGAGAAAGTAAGACCTTTTCCGAACTATCCAAACTCACCGGGCTTCGCGGTGGAAACCTTCTCTTCCACCTACAGAAATTACTTGATACAAGCATGGTTTTACAGAGGAGTGAACGTGGGGACTATATCATCACAAGAAAAGGTTATTCCACTCTTCAGGGGCTTTCCAGGATCTATTCGGAAATCGGGTTGATAGAATAA
- a CDS encoding CoA-binding protein — MEPTASDWINFWNANNFAVITDNTKPAMKWTVSELKKRGKNVYVVDLSEKPAPDSLKNVSELPTGLDRVVIGITKSDPGDQISVLKEKGTKKAWIHWRTETEKALSACRDEELEYLAGRCPMMYLGSGLSIHGLHRTIAKMTGKY, encoded by the coding sequence ATGGAACCAACAGCCTCAGATTGGATTAATTTCTGGAACGCAAACAATTTTGCAGTGATTACCGACAATACAAAGCCAGCCATGAAATGGACCGTCTCGGAACTCAAAAAACGGGGCAAAAATGTATATGTCGTTGACCTCTCCGAAAAACCTGCTCCCGACTCCTTGAAAAACGTTTCCGAACTTCCGACTGGCTTGGACCGCGTCGTCATAGGCATAACGAAATCCGACCCCGGAGACCAGATCTCCGTCCTGAAAGAAAAAGGCACAAAAAAAGCCTGGATTCACTGGAGAACCGAAACCGAAAAAGCCCTCAGTGCCTGCAGAGATGAAGAACTCGAATACCTGGCAGGTCGCTGCCCCATGATGTACCTCGGAAGCGGGCTCAGCATACACGGATTGCACAGGACGATTGCAAAGATGACGGGGAAATATTGA
- a CDS encoding restriction endonuclease subunit S, translating to MNILFQTREIRKTFEGDAKQTCGQASVNQVQIENLLIPLPPLNEQKRIVEKVEQLMGLCDELEEKLRKSQEDSEKLMETVVRGLLEGAATKI from the coding sequence ATAAATATTCTATTTCAAACAAGAGAAATCAGGAAAACATTTGAAGGCGATGCAAAGCAGACATGTGGTCAGGCTTCAGTAAACCAAGTCCAAATAGAAAATCTTTTAATTCCTCTCCCACCCCTCAATGAACAAAAACGCATCGTTGAAAAAGTCGAGCAACTCATGGGTTTGTGTGATGAACTTGAGGAAAAGTTAAGGAAGTCTCAGGAAGATAGCGAGAAACTTATGGAAACGGTTGTCAGGGGTTTGTTAGAAGGAGCCGCCACCAAAATATAA